The region GGTGATCTATCCTGAGAACATGCAAAAGAACCTGGACCGCCTGGGCGGCGTGGTGCATTCCCAGCGCGTCCTCCTGGCGCTGACCCAGAAGGGCGTTTCCCGCGAGGACAGCTACCGCATCGTCCAGGAGAACGCCATGCGAGTGTGGCGCGGCGAGGGCGCCTTCCTCGATTTCCTGAAGGCCGACCCCAAGGTGACCGACGCCCTGTCGGACGCGAAGCTCGAGAGCCTGTTCGACCTCGGCTACCACACCAAGCATGTCGATACGATCTTCAGGCGGGTGTTCGGCGAGGCATAGCCCCCTTCCCACATCGTCATCCCGGACGGAGCGAAGCGCAGATCCGGGATCTTGGCGTCGGTGTTCTCGGTGCTTGAACCGTCGCAAGATCCCGGCTCAAGGCCGGGATGACGAGGGTTTCAAAGGGCGCGCCGAGTTCTTCGAGGTTACGCGAACAAGAAATCGTCCGACTGAAGATCACCCAGCAGCGTATCGGCCAAGGTGAGTTTGTTGCCGGCGCTCCAAGTAATCACCACCGCGGTGTCCGACTGCACGGCATGGGCCATGATATCGGCGAAGCCGGCGAAGAGGCCGTCCTGGAAACGGATGACGTCATCGGCCTCGAAATCGGTGATCGTGTCCTTGCCGAAGCCGGCGCCGAAGACGAAGGTGTCGCGCCCCACGCCGCCGGTCAGCGTATCCGCCCCGCCCAGGCCGGTCAGCGTATTGTTGCCGACATTGCCGGTCAGGTGGTTGTTGAGCGCATTGCCGGTGGCGGTGCTGTTGCGGGTGCCGAGCAGGACCAGGTTTTCGATATCGTTGGTCGAGGTTCCCGGCGTGCCGCTCGCGCTTCCGTAAACGGCCGAAAGCGAATAGGCCTGAAGCGTCGTCTGGACAGTGTCGTTGCCCGAGCCGGAAACCGGGCCACCGGCAAAGCTGCCCTCGTCAACCACATCCGACGCATTGTCGACGACGTAGCTATCGTTGCCGGCACCGCCCGTCATCCAGTCGATGCCGGTGCCGCCGTCCAGCGTGTCATTCCCGCTACCACCTACCAGGTGATCATCCCCGGTGAGGCCCTGCAACACATTGGCCCCACCGCCGCCCTGGATGTAATTCTCTAGGTTATTTCCGGTGCCGTTGGCGGCGCTGCGGGTGGTGATGATCAGTTCCTCGAACCCGCCCGACAGGGTGAAGGAGACCGCGCTTCGCACCGTGTCGTAGCCATCGCCATGGGCTTCGGTGACGACATCGCCGAGGGTATCGACGATATAGGTATCGTCGCCCTCGCTGCCGCGCATGAAGTCGTCGCCGGTGCCGCCGTCCAGCAGGTCGTTGCCGGTGCCCGCCCGCATGATGTCGTTGCCGGCGCGGCCGAACAACTGGTCATTGCCCGCCTCGCCGTTCAACTCGCCGGCGGCGCCGTTGTCGGTCATCACATTGTCGAGGGCGTTGCCGGTGCCGACGTTGGCACGCGTGCCGCGGAACAGCAGCGCTTCGAGATTGTCGCCCAGGACGATGTCGTAGGTGGCCTCCACGGTGTCGTAGCCGGCATCGGCCGCCTCCTCCACCGTGTCCTCGTCGACGATATAGGTATCGTTGCCCAGGCCGCCCCGCAGCGTGTCGTGGCGGAAGCCGCCGTTCAGCGTGTCGTCGCCGTCCCCACCGACCAGGAGGTTTACGCCCACACTGCCGGTGCCGATGAAATTGCCGGTGCCGACATAGACGAGGTTTTCCACGTCGTTGCCCAGCTTGTAGGCGGCCAGGGTCGTCTCGACCGTGTCGGTGCCGGCGCCCGGCGCCTCGACCACCACATCGCCCGCGTCGTCGACGACATAGGTATCGTTGCCCAGGCGGCCCGCCATGCGGTCGGCACCCAGGCCGCCGTCGATGCGGTTGTCGCCGTCGGTGCCGCTCAAATCGTCGGCCCCGGCCGTGCCGATGATGTTCTCGATGCTGATGAGCGTGTCGTTGCCCAGGCCCGGCCCCGTGGCCGTGCCGGCCACCAGATCGGCGACCACGCCGCGCGTGGACCCGGCGAAGCTGACGGTGTCATCACCCTCGCCGCCATCCAGGATGTCACCGCCCGGCCCGCCGGTCAGCAGGTCGTTGCCGCCCACGCCGCGCAGGTGATCCTTGCCGCCGGCGCCGTCGAGGACGTCATCCACACCGCTGCCGACGTGGAAATCATCGCTGGCCGAGCCTGTCCAATTCTGCGCCGGTCCGACCTGGCCGAAGATGATGTGCGTAACCCCCGGCGTCCAGCTCGGATCGAGAGGGTCGGCGTTCCAGGGGTACCGGCCGCGAGATCGCCGATGCCATCGCCATTCACATCGCCCGCACCCTGAAGGTTGTGAAGACCCGCCGCGATGACTTCAAACCCATTGCTGCCGTTCAGCGCGCCGACATTTACACTGGCGGGGATGGCGTCGGAACGGCCGAAAATCACATATCGTCCACTGACGATCAGGTCGGCCAGCGTGTCACCATTGAGATCGCCCGCCGCAGCGACGAGGGTGTTGCCGCCAAGCACCGAAAAGCCATTGGTGCCGTCCAGCGCCGAGGGGTCCACGCTGGCGACGCCGTCCGCCCGGCCAAAGACGACGTAGATGATTGGTACGGCCTGCGGTCCCTGGATCATGGCATCAAGGGCGACATCGTCCAGCCCATCACCATTGACGTCCCCCAGGGAAACAACAGCCCTGAGGTCGCCGACTGGCAGGTCCAGCTTGAATCCATCGGCACCGTTCAACTGCCCGACATCGACGCTGCCGCCCAGGGCGCGGCCGAAAACGACATAGGCATCGTTATTGTCGTCACGAGCGACGACGTCGCCGAAGCCATCGCCATCGACATCACCGGCGGCATCGATCGAACGGAACGTCGCCCCGGTCACCTTCAGGCCCGTGGCGGCATCAATCGTGGCCGGCGCGACATCATCGGGAATACCCGTGGCGCTGCCGAACACGATCGTGCTGGTGCCCACGGTGACATCCGCGAACCCATCGCCGTTCACATCGCCTGCCGCCGCAAAGCCTGAATAGTCGGAGGTGGTGCCGCCGGTCAGGTGGTCCCCACCGCCATAGATGACATAGGTATGCGGCACGTCGACCCAGACATAGGAATAGGGATCGGTCACATCGATCTGGTAGTAGGAGCCAGAGCCTTCGATCATGAAATCGGCGAAGCCATCGCCGTTGATATCGCCCAGACCCGCGACGCGCTGGCCGAAGTTCTCCTCATAGCGGCCCATGAAACTTGGCCCGCCGTCCCACAGATAGATGTCAGCCGCAGGCGAAGCCCTGCCCTCGAAGACATTCACCGTGCCGATGGTGTATTGCGACCAGCCTTCCGCGAAGGGGGCTACGATGGCGACATCGTCGAAACCGTCGCCGTTGATGTCGCCCAGTCCGGCCACCGAATAGCCGCTGCCGCCATGATCATAGGTTCCGCCGCCAATCAGGCGAAAACCATTGCTGCCGTCCAGAACGACCACGTCGAACTGCGCTGGAAAGTCTGGCATCAGTTCCCCCGGACCCGGCAGCAGCCGAGCGATGGTTACGCGAACAGGAAGTCGCCGGCGTTCATGTTGGCCAGCGCATAGTTGTGGATGGTAATGATATTGGCGCTGTCCAAGGTAATGACAATATCCACCCCCACCTGAGCCGCGTGAGCCTGCACATCGGCGAAGCTTGTGAACAGGCCATCCTGCATTCGGATCATATCATTGTCGGCAAAGTCCGTGATCCGGTCGCGGCCGAAACTAGTGCCGAAGACAAAAGTGTCCGCGCCATTGCCACCTATCAACGTGTCGTTGCCGCGCAGCCCGGTCAGGACATTGGCCCCGTCACCGCCCACCAGCTTGTTGGCCAGGCTGTTGCCCGTACCGTTCGCCCAGGCGGCGGTGAGGACCAGATTCTCGACGCCCGAGCCCAGGGTCCAGGACGCATTGGCCCGCACCGTGTCGATGCCATCGCCATCGGCCTCCGAAACGACGTCATTCGCGGCATTGACGACATAGGTGTCATTGCCCCGGCCGCCGCGCAGAATATCGTTGCCGGCGCCGCCATCC is a window of Oleomonas cavernae DNA encoding:
- a CDS encoding calcium-binding protein, whose product is MDDVLDGAGGKDHLRGVGGNDLLTGGPGGDILDGGEGDDTVSFAGSTRGVVADLVAGTATGPGLGNDTLISIENIIGTAGADDLSGTDGDNRIDGGLGADRMAGRLGNDTYVVDDAGDVVVEAPGAGTDTVETTLAAYKLGNDVENLVYVGTGNFIGTGSVGVNLLVGGDGDDTLNGGFRHDTLRGGLGNDTYIVDEDTVEEAADAGYDTVEATYDIVLGDNLEALLFRGTRANVGTGNALDNVMTDNGAAGELNGEAGNDQLFGRAGNDIMRAGTGNDLLDGGTGDDFMRGSEGDDTYIVDTLGDVVTEAHGDGYDTVRSAVSFTLSGGFEELIITTRSAANGTGNNLENYIQGGGGANVLQGLTGDDHLVGGSGNDTLDGGTGIDWMTGGAGNDSYVVDNASDVVDEGSFAGGPVSGSGNDTVQTTLQAYSLSAVYGSASGTPGTSTNDIENLVLLGTRNSTATGNALNNHLTGNVGNNTLTGLGGADTLTGGVGRDTFVFGAGFGKDTITDFEADDVIRFQDGLFAGFADIMAHAVQSDTAVVITWSAGNKLTLADTLLGDLQSDDFLFA
- a CDS encoding integrin alpha, translating into MPDFPAQFDVVVLDGSNGFRLIGGGTYDHGGSGYSVAGLGDINGDGFDDVAIVAPFAEGWSQYTIGTVNVFEGRASPAADIYLWDGGPSFMGRYEENFGQRVAGLGDINGDGFADFMIEGSGSYYQIDVTDPYSYVWVDVPHTYVIYGGGDHLTGGTTSDYSGFAAAGDVNGDGFADVTVGTSTIVFGSATGIPDDVAPATIDAATGLKVTGATFRSIDAAGDVDGDGFGDVVARDDNNDAYVVFGRALGGSVDVGQLNGADGFKLDLPVGDLRAVVSLGDVNGDGLDDVALDAMIQGPQAVPIIYVVFGRADGVASVDPSALDGTNGFSVLGGNTLVAAAGDLNGDTLADLIVSGRYVIFGRSDAIPASVNVGALNGSNGFEVIAAGLHNLQGAGDVNGDGIGDLAAGTPGTPTLSIRAGRRGLRTSSSARSDRRRIGQARPAMISTSAAVWMTSSTAPAARITCAAWAATTC